The following proteins are co-located in the Tachysurus vachellii isolate PV-2020 chromosome 17, HZAU_Pvac_v1, whole genome shotgun sequence genome:
- the oaz1b gene encoding LOW QUALITY PROTEIN: ornithine decarboxylase antizyme 1b (The sequence of the model RefSeq protein was modified relative to this genomic sequence to represent the inferred CDS: deleted 1 base in 1 codon), which produces MVKSNLQRILNSHCFAREKEGKPQCQTKMDALNCNNLSDRISNLSLSCSSTPGPGPLWCSDAPLPPLKIPGGRGNGTRDHSPSARPLYTDRKLSVIERPAGGGSPATLHFLSRPTVSRVISWEAVVRGEALYVEIPHDPLPEGSKESFASLLEFAEEHLKVTSVFVCFYKNRDDRAKLVRTFSFLGFEVVSPGRSPVPPRPDVFFMAYNFDRDSSDED; this is translated from the exons ATGGTCAAATCCAACCTCCAGCGAATACTCAACAGTCATTGTTTCGCCcgtgaaaaagaaggaaaaccTCAGTGTCAAACCAAAATGGATGCTTTAAATTGTAATAATCTTTCTGACAGGATTAGcaa tcTGTCTCTGAGCTGTAGTAGTACTCCTGGTCCCGGGCCTCTGTGGTGTTCC GATGCCCCTCTCCCACCCCTGAAGATCCCAGGTGGGCGAGGGAATGGCACACGGGATCACTCTCCCTCAGCTCGGCCACTCTACACG gaCAGGAAGTTAAGTGTGATCGAACGTCCTGCTGGAGGTGGTTCCCCGGCGACGTTGCACTTCCTTAGCCGACCCACAGTCTCTCGTGTGATTAGCTGGGAGGCTGTTGTCCGCGGTGAAGCCCTTTACGTTGAGATTCCTCACGATCCACTTCCAGAGGGCAGCAAGGAGAG CTTTGCATCTCTGCTGGAGTTTGCTGAAGAACATTTAAAGGTCACCAgcgtgtttgtttgcttttacaAGAACAGAGACGATCGTG CTAAGTTGGTGCGTACGTTTAGTTTCCTGGGCTTTGAGGTTGTGAGTCCGGGCCGCTCCCCTGTCCCTCCTCGACCTGATGTCTTCTTCATGGCCTACAACTTTGATAGAGACTCATCGGATGAAGATTAG
- the LOC132860443 gene encoding inactive tyrosine-protein kinase PRAG1 isoform X2 yields the protein MSACSEFAEHVWKPGSCKNCFHPRSAHAKGRKSLCRDEQEDVGASASTYIKPTIAVKPTMINLDTTEKTAEFTMNTQQAHKSSIGLKNILELSSPYIDSNGCSKTLKDVILQNGISTKLDYSSRTPVSPKAPPTTGCVFIMQEDCRSPVELKENFSPQVAKTQTCTYITSCDSLLHHHKQEVQVITNTATGNINGAVNGAAAEMHSVLSSPVATPGSLNNVSMSDFSHCSSSDSLTGLATIQSEPIYAESSKRKCRPRQNADLITEVSDDGEGQRATITVMAAHTGDNNRTFYLSSPDSAVSTQWLRFSPTTPDDPSSPVFSWPSSPVVMGTTPVSADLSTQTETKKSPPIPPKRNSRSPKLGTSSLSPLPEFNFHMSPPLKLSQGEAHSSCPVLSSLWSSEPRAKEEEKKEAEREWKDKCESTPGTTERNNSPSEKQVEMKSDSSCSSEPRPPLPPPKKHHRSCVRLSVSSMELDQRGSVESLPHSVKEMNATSSDSLPALTDSVVQESTQHSCPSLFPNPSLCPPPLPEKKLLSRTTSSDIETKFKSHAVTSCSSPQLSNSSSVSLQTLLSSGASRECVYARLGGLYGECVRRLALKCEERFTQPQKHTHRFFNEHEWSLFKLSCSRAVCVTRDAAYYPASCSSDIHTPYAVKICKGHTQEVRRSHLFGLSVQQSIPHHFNLQQDCGHFIACVPLSMLPGQEETLAPPSSPSTTPLDQQERVVVITRDVPSQSLADFVSEYQSFHRSHPEVYERRVCFLLLQLCNALEHLKAHGVTHRDLCLENMLLVPQRQPVTSSPTNQEPLPRLLISNFSKAKRRCETDEKQRAELTRMAPEIVSASQYRKVDEFQTGILIYEMLHLPNPFEAVPSLQNRHYRIEELPSIPSVSIYSSGLERLARLLLRPDPDERIHIAEAKRGLQSLLWGPRRELLDRVTADNRKDKDQDTLLNWLDVKRALLMMKFAERSLEPEKTPELEDWLCCQYFSNTHPPSLLLTAQMMHLIKPLH from the exons ATGTCAGCGTGCAGTGAGTTTGCAGAGCACGTGTGGAAACCAGGATCCTGTAAAAACTGCTTCCACCCACGTAGTGCCCACGCTAAAGGCAGGAAGAGCTTGTGCAGGGACGAACAGGAGGATGTAGGTGCCTCGGCCTCGACCTACATTAAGCCCACTATTGCCGTCAAGCCCACAATGATAAACTTGGACACAACCGAGAAGACAGCAGAGTTTACCATGAACACACAGCAG GCACATAAGAGTTCGATTGGACTGAAGAATATTCTGGAGTTGTCATCTCCCTACATCGACAGTAATGGCTGCAGTAAAACTCTGAAGGATGTGATTCTGCAGAATGGTATTTCCACGAAGCTGGATTATTCAAGCAGGACTCCTGTGTCTCCTAAAGCACCACCCACCACAGGTTGTGTGTTTATCATGCAGGAGGATTGCCGCAGTCCCGTTGAGCTAAAAGAGAATTTCAGTCCTCAGGTGGCcaaaacacagacatgcacttATATCACTTCCTGTGATTCACTTCTACATCATCATAAACAGGAAGTGCAGGTCATAACAAACACAGCTACAGGAAATATAAATGGGGCTGTTAATGGTGCAGCCGCAGAGATGCACAGTGTTCTTTCATCGCCTGTGGCAACCCCAGGATCCCTTAATAACGTCAGCATGTCGGATTTTTCACATTGCAGCAGTTCGGACTCACTGACTGGCCTGGCCACGATCCAGTCAGAGCCGATCTATGCAGAAAGCTCAAAGAGGAAATGCCGTCCTCGCCAAAACGCTGATCTCATCACCGAGGTCAGTGATGATGGGGAAGGTCAAAGGGCAACCATCACTGTTATGGCTGCCCACACGGGGGATAACAACCGCACCTTTTACCTGAGCAGCCCTGATTCTGCTGTTAGTACTCAGTGGCTCCGCTTCAGCCCTACAACCCCTGATGATCCCTCCAGCCCTGTTTTCAGCTGGCCATCTTCCCCTGTCGTCATGGGAACAACCCCAGTGTCTGCAGACCTGTCCACACAAACCGAGACCAAAAAAAGCCCACCCATTCCTCCCAAAAGAAACTCACGTTCTCCAAAACTTGGCACGTCTAGTTTGTCTCCTCTTCCTGAATTTAACTTCCACATGTCTCCACCCCTTAAACTGTCTCAGGGTGAAGCCCACTCCTCCTGCCCAG TATTGAGCAGCTTGTGGAGCTCAGAGCCTAGAGccaaggaggaggagaagaaggaagcAGAAAGAGAATGGAAGGACAAGTGTGAGTCTACGCCTGGCACGACTGAGAGAAACAACAGTCCCAGTGAGAAACAAGTGGAGATGAAATCTgacagcagctgcagcagtgAGCCCAGACCTCCACTGCCTCCACCCAAAAAACATCACCG atccTGTGTTAGGCTCAGTGTGAGCAGTATGGAATTGGATCAGCGGGGATCAGTGGAGTCACTCCCTCACTCGGTGAAGGAAATGAACGCAACCTCTTCAGACAGTCTGCCGGCTCTGACCGATTCTG tTGTTCAGGAATCAACGCAGCACTCCTGTCCTTCTCTGTTCCCGAATCCAAGTCTCTGTCCCCCTCCATTACCAGAGAAAAAGCTCCTGAGCCGCACCACCTCCTCTGACATAGAAACTAAGTTCAAAAGTCACGCCGTCACTTCCTGTTCATCTCCTCAGCTCTCCAATTCATCCTCGGTGTCTCTGCAGACACTCCTGAGTAGTGGAGCAAGTCGGGAATGTGTTTACGCTCGACTGGGTGGGCTGTATGGCGAGTGTGTGCGGCGCTTGGCACTGAAGTGTGAGGAGCGTTTTACACagccacagaaacacacacatcgcTTCTTCAACGAGCACGAGTGGAGTTTGTTCAAACTGAGCTGCAgccgtgctgtgtgtgtgaccagGGATGCCGCATACTACCCCGCCTCCTGCTcctcagacatacacacaccatacgctgtcaag ATCTGTAAAGGCCATACCCAGGAAGTAAGGCGGTCTCACCTGTTTGGTCTGTCTGTGCAGCAGTCAATCCCACATCACTTTAACCTGCAGCAGGACTGCGGTCACTTCATCGCCTGCGTGCCTCTGAGCATGCTCCCTGGCCAAGAAGAGACACTAGCACCGCCTTCTTCCCCAAGCACCACCCCCTTGGATCAACAGGAGCGTGTGGTGGTAATCACGCGTGACGTGCCAAGCCAGAGTCTGGCAGACTTTGTGAGCGAGTATCAGTCTTTCCATCGCTCTCATCCCGAAGTGTATGAGCGtcgtgtgtgttttctcctgtTGCAGCTCTGTAATGCTCTTGAGCACCTTAAAGCTCATGGTGTCACTCACCGTGACCTCTGCCTTGAAAACATGCTCCTGGTACCTCAGAGACAACCTGTAACTTCCAGCCCCACCAATCAAGAGCCTTTACCTCGGCTCCTAATTAGCAACTTCTCCAAAGCGAAGCGGCGGTGTGAGACAGATGAGAAGCAGCGCGCTGAGCTGACTCGCATGGCACCTGAGATCGTGTCTGCCTCTCAGTATCGCAAGGTTGATGAGTTCCAGACAGGTATCCTGATCTACGAGATGCTACACCTGCCCAATCCTTTCGAGGCCGTCCCATCACTCCAAAACCGTCATTACCGCATAGAGGAGCTTCCTTCCATCCCTTCCGTTTCCATCTACTCATCCGGACTGGAGCGTCTTGCCCGCCTCCTGCTGCGTCCTGACCCAGATGAGAGGATCCATATTGCAGAAGCTAAGCGTGGCCTGCAGAGTCTGCTGTGGGGACCACGCCGAGAACTCCTGGACCGTGTCACTGCTGACAACAGGAAGGACAAGGACCAGGACACGCTGTTGAACTGGTTGGATGTGAAGCGCGCGTTGCTCATGATGAAGTTTGCAGAGCGCTCACTGGAACCTGAGAAGACCCCAGAGCTTGAGGACTGGCTCTGCTGTCAGTATTTCTCCAACACACATCCACCGTCCCTATTGCTCACTGCCCAGATGATGCACCTTATCAAACCCTTACATTGA
- the LOC132860443 gene encoding inactive tyrosine-protein kinase PRAG1 isoform X1: MSACSEFAEHVWKPGSCKNCFHPRSAHAKGRKSLCRDEQEDVGASASTYIKPTIAVKPTMINLDTTEKTAEFTMNTQQAHKSSIGLKNILELSSPYIDSNGCSKTLKDVILQNGISTKLDYSSRTPVSPKAPPTTGCVFIMQEDCRSPVELKENFSPQVAKTQTCTYITSCDSLLHHHKQEVQVITNTATGNINGAVNGAAAEMHSVLSSPVATPGSLNNVSMSDFSHCSSSDSLTGLATIQSEPIYAESSKRKCRPRQNADLITEVSDDGEGQRATITVMAAHTGDNNRTFYLSSPDSAVSTQWLRFSPTTPDDPSSPVFSWPSSPVVMGTTPVSADLSTQTETKKSPPIPPKRNSRSPKLGTSSLSPLPEFNFHMSPPLKLSQGEAHSSCPVLSSLWSSEPRAKEEEKKEAEREWKDKCESTPGTTERNNSPSEKQVEMKSDSSCSSEPRPPLPPPKKHHRSCVRLSVSSMELDQRGSVESLPHSVKEMNATSSDSLPALTDSGVRKSVSVVQESTQHSCPSLFPNPSLCPPPLPEKKLLSRTTSSDIETKFKSHAVTSCSSPQLSNSSSVSLQTLLSSGASRECVYARLGGLYGECVRRLALKCEERFTQPQKHTHRFFNEHEWSLFKLSCSRAVCVTRDAAYYPASCSSDIHTPYAVKICKGHTQEVRRSHLFGLSVQQSIPHHFNLQQDCGHFIACVPLSMLPGQEETLAPPSSPSTTPLDQQERVVVITRDVPSQSLADFVSEYQSFHRSHPEVYERRVCFLLLQLCNALEHLKAHGVTHRDLCLENMLLVPQRQPVTSSPTNQEPLPRLLISNFSKAKRRCETDEKQRAELTRMAPEIVSASQYRKVDEFQTGILIYEMLHLPNPFEAVPSLQNRHYRIEELPSIPSVSIYSSGLERLARLLLRPDPDERIHIAEAKRGLQSLLWGPRRELLDRVTADNRKDKDQDTLLNWLDVKRALLMMKFAERSLEPEKTPELEDWLCCQYFSNTHPPSLLLTAQMMHLIKPLH; this comes from the exons ATGTCAGCGTGCAGTGAGTTTGCAGAGCACGTGTGGAAACCAGGATCCTGTAAAAACTGCTTCCACCCACGTAGTGCCCACGCTAAAGGCAGGAAGAGCTTGTGCAGGGACGAACAGGAGGATGTAGGTGCCTCGGCCTCGACCTACATTAAGCCCACTATTGCCGTCAAGCCCACAATGATAAACTTGGACACAACCGAGAAGACAGCAGAGTTTACCATGAACACACAGCAG GCACATAAGAGTTCGATTGGACTGAAGAATATTCTGGAGTTGTCATCTCCCTACATCGACAGTAATGGCTGCAGTAAAACTCTGAAGGATGTGATTCTGCAGAATGGTATTTCCACGAAGCTGGATTATTCAAGCAGGACTCCTGTGTCTCCTAAAGCACCACCCACCACAGGTTGTGTGTTTATCATGCAGGAGGATTGCCGCAGTCCCGTTGAGCTAAAAGAGAATTTCAGTCCTCAGGTGGCcaaaacacagacatgcacttATATCACTTCCTGTGATTCACTTCTACATCATCATAAACAGGAAGTGCAGGTCATAACAAACACAGCTACAGGAAATATAAATGGGGCTGTTAATGGTGCAGCCGCAGAGATGCACAGTGTTCTTTCATCGCCTGTGGCAACCCCAGGATCCCTTAATAACGTCAGCATGTCGGATTTTTCACATTGCAGCAGTTCGGACTCACTGACTGGCCTGGCCACGATCCAGTCAGAGCCGATCTATGCAGAAAGCTCAAAGAGGAAATGCCGTCCTCGCCAAAACGCTGATCTCATCACCGAGGTCAGTGATGATGGGGAAGGTCAAAGGGCAACCATCACTGTTATGGCTGCCCACACGGGGGATAACAACCGCACCTTTTACCTGAGCAGCCCTGATTCTGCTGTTAGTACTCAGTGGCTCCGCTTCAGCCCTACAACCCCTGATGATCCCTCCAGCCCTGTTTTCAGCTGGCCATCTTCCCCTGTCGTCATGGGAACAACCCCAGTGTCTGCAGACCTGTCCACACAAACCGAGACCAAAAAAAGCCCACCCATTCCTCCCAAAAGAAACTCACGTTCTCCAAAACTTGGCACGTCTAGTTTGTCTCCTCTTCCTGAATTTAACTTCCACATGTCTCCACCCCTTAAACTGTCTCAGGGTGAAGCCCACTCCTCCTGCCCAG TATTGAGCAGCTTGTGGAGCTCAGAGCCTAGAGccaaggaggaggagaagaaggaagcAGAAAGAGAATGGAAGGACAAGTGTGAGTCTACGCCTGGCACGACTGAGAGAAACAACAGTCCCAGTGAGAAACAAGTGGAGATGAAATCTgacagcagctgcagcagtgAGCCCAGACCTCCACTGCCTCCACCCAAAAAACATCACCG atccTGTGTTAGGCTCAGTGTGAGCAGTATGGAATTGGATCAGCGGGGATCAGTGGAGTCACTCCCTCACTCGGTGAAGGAAATGAACGCAACCTCTTCAGACAGTCTGCCGGCTCTGACCGATTCTG gtgtgcGTAAATCTGTCTCAG tTGTTCAGGAATCAACGCAGCACTCCTGTCCTTCTCTGTTCCCGAATCCAAGTCTCTGTCCCCCTCCATTACCAGAGAAAAAGCTCCTGAGCCGCACCACCTCCTCTGACATAGAAACTAAGTTCAAAAGTCACGCCGTCACTTCCTGTTCATCTCCTCAGCTCTCCAATTCATCCTCGGTGTCTCTGCAGACACTCCTGAGTAGTGGAGCAAGTCGGGAATGTGTTTACGCTCGACTGGGTGGGCTGTATGGCGAGTGTGTGCGGCGCTTGGCACTGAAGTGTGAGGAGCGTTTTACACagccacagaaacacacacatcgcTTCTTCAACGAGCACGAGTGGAGTTTGTTCAAACTGAGCTGCAgccgtgctgtgtgtgtgaccagGGATGCCGCATACTACCCCGCCTCCTGCTcctcagacatacacacaccatacgctgtcaag ATCTGTAAAGGCCATACCCAGGAAGTAAGGCGGTCTCACCTGTTTGGTCTGTCTGTGCAGCAGTCAATCCCACATCACTTTAACCTGCAGCAGGACTGCGGTCACTTCATCGCCTGCGTGCCTCTGAGCATGCTCCCTGGCCAAGAAGAGACACTAGCACCGCCTTCTTCCCCAAGCACCACCCCCTTGGATCAACAGGAGCGTGTGGTGGTAATCACGCGTGACGTGCCAAGCCAGAGTCTGGCAGACTTTGTGAGCGAGTATCAGTCTTTCCATCGCTCTCATCCCGAAGTGTATGAGCGtcgtgtgtgttttctcctgtTGCAGCTCTGTAATGCTCTTGAGCACCTTAAAGCTCATGGTGTCACTCACCGTGACCTCTGCCTTGAAAACATGCTCCTGGTACCTCAGAGACAACCTGTAACTTCCAGCCCCACCAATCAAGAGCCTTTACCTCGGCTCCTAATTAGCAACTTCTCCAAAGCGAAGCGGCGGTGTGAGACAGATGAGAAGCAGCGCGCTGAGCTGACTCGCATGGCACCTGAGATCGTGTCTGCCTCTCAGTATCGCAAGGTTGATGAGTTCCAGACAGGTATCCTGATCTACGAGATGCTACACCTGCCCAATCCTTTCGAGGCCGTCCCATCACTCCAAAACCGTCATTACCGCATAGAGGAGCTTCCTTCCATCCCTTCCGTTTCCATCTACTCATCCGGACTGGAGCGTCTTGCCCGCCTCCTGCTGCGTCCTGACCCAGATGAGAGGATCCATATTGCAGAAGCTAAGCGTGGCCTGCAGAGTCTGCTGTGGGGACCACGCCGAGAACTCCTGGACCGTGTCACTGCTGACAACAGGAAGGACAAGGACCAGGACACGCTGTTGAACTGGTTGGATGTGAAGCGCGCGTTGCTCATGATGAAGTTTGCAGAGCGCTCACTGGAACCTGAGAAGACCCCAGAGCTTGAGGACTGGCTCTGCTGTCAGTATTTCTCCAACACACATCCACCGTCCCTATTGCTCACTGCCCAGATGATGCACCTTATCAAACCCTTACATTGA